Proteins encoded within one genomic window of Nitrospira sp.:
- a CDS encoding helix-turn-helix domain-containing protein, producing the protein MAEVVSHTERDRDPATVSFVEIQQEAPPQAMVKPKRGASVKHRATRPEGYKRLYSITEAGHYLGRSSWSVRRLVWAGALPQVRAGGRVHLDIRDLDEFIEQNKVREESG; encoded by the coding sequence ATGGCTGAAGTCGTCTCTCATACCGAACGAGATAGGGACCCCGCAACTGTCTCGTTCGTTGAGATACAACAAGAAGCTCCGCCACAGGCCATGGTAAAGCCTAAGCGGGGGGCGTCTGTGAAGCACAGAGCAACCAGGCCAGAAGGCTATAAGCGGCTCTATTCCATTACTGAGGCCGGTCACTACCTTGGCCGGTCCTCGTGGTCTGTGAGGCGATTAGTATGGGCGGGGGCATTACCCCAGGTTCGTGCCGGAGGTCGCGTGCATCTGGATATCCGGGACTTGGATGAGTTCATCGAACAGAACAAAGTACGGGAGGAGTCAGGGTGA
- a CDS encoding helix-turn-helix transcriptional regulator, producing the protein MKIKAIREEQGLSLRALAAKAKMGYPYLCNVENGKADPSLSTLRRLAKALRVTVGELIDE; encoded by the coding sequence ATGAAGATCAAAGCTATTCGAGAGGAGCAAGGGCTGTCGCTCCGAGCACTGGCGGCCAAGGCCAAGATGGGGTATCCGTACCTGTGCAATGTGGAGAACGGGAAGGCGGACCCCTCACTGAGTACGCTCAGACGTTTGGCCAAGGCCTTAAGGGTCACCGTAGGGGAGCTGATAGACGAGTAA